In Hermetia illucens chromosome 1, iHerIll2.2.curated.20191125, whole genome shotgun sequence, one genomic interval encodes:
- the LOC119656670 gene encoding odorant receptor 33b-like, producing the protein MEKISTLEALRQLYTFWKILCVLPWLNYKNLSKIWLVLIFFMNITHIMGLILDFILCESWERLLHNSTYYLGVPVDTAKYFLIFFMRDKLWKIEDLFGLLDETITSKEDKISIKMTIKNVQQIFIAFNLVVWIGVYSRIVTILQNYGEVPTLPMWFPFEEKFIVYFYQSLCWHFLGLQNGSSDIYAPCFFILLNAHLKILIRRLAKVGSRSEGSEKCYLDLVACIESHLIILRIHNTLRDIISRTFLIQITITSISLCVVILSIATLNLPHGEVLFLLVCTCMIIVEILPICYYGDQFLDFSRKLADGAYGTDWVYQNRNFRIAILLIIRKSQNPDPILAGGIIPISMPTFLSVVRLAYSVSAVLKQF; encoded by the exons ATGGAGAAAATTAGCACTCTTGAGGCTCTAAGACAGTTGTACACATTTTGGAAGATATTGTGTGTTCTACCGTGGTTAAATTATAAAAACTTGTCGAAAATTTGGCTAGTGTTAATATTTTTCATGAATATAACCCACATAATGGGCTTAATACTTGATTTCATATTATGTGAAAGCTGGGAGCGCCTATTACATAATAGCACATACTACCTTGGGGTTCCAGTGGATACTGCGAAATACTTTCTTATCTTTTTTATGCGAGATAAGCTATGGAAAATTGAAGATCTCTTTGGTCTACTAGACGAAACCATTACTTCAAAGGAGGATAAAATCTCTATAAAAATGACAATTAAAAATGTCCAACAAATTTTCATTGCTTTTAACCTTGTTGTGTGGATTGGTGTCTACAGCCGAATAGTAACTATCTTGCAAAATTATGGAGAAGTTCCTACGCTACCAATGTGGttcccatttgaagaaaagtttATAGTGTATTTCTACCAATCTCTTTGTTGGCATTTTTTGGGATTACAAAATGGTTCTAGTGACATATATGCACCCTGCTTTTTTATCTTACTGAACGCACATTTGAAGATATTAATACGGAGATTGGCTAAAGTTGGAAGTCGCTCGGAGGGAAGTGAGAAATGTTATCTGGATCTTGTAGCCTGCATCGAAAGTCACTTAATAATTCTGAG AATTCATAACACTCTCAGAGACATAATATCGAGAACATTCCTCATACAAATTACGATAACAAGTATTTCATTGTGCGTTGTTATTCTGTCGATCGCAACTTTAAACCTACCACACGGAGAAGTCCTATTTCTGCTTGTATGTACATGCATGATTATTGTCGAGATATTACCAATTTGCTACTATGGAGATCAATTCTTAGACTTTAGTCGAAAGTTAGCAGACGGGGCTTACGGAACTGATTGGGTCTATCAAAATCGAAACTTTCGCATTGCTATCCTTTTGAtcattcgaaaatcacaaaaccCGGATCCAATTCTCGCTGGCGGTATTATTCCGATTTCAATGCCAACATTCCTATCA GTGGTACGCCTCGCTTATTCAGTTTCAGCAGTTTTGAAGCAGTTTTAA
- the LOC119656654 gene encoding odorant receptor 33a-like isoform X2 yields MENLNTLVALRQLYTFWKILCVLPWSNFKNLSNMWLGIIFFMNITYIIGLMFDFILCESWEHVLQNSPFYFGVPVDTAKFFLIFFMRQKLWELKDLFNLLDESITSEDDRTFMRITIKKAQRLFIAYNLITWTSAYTRIVTSIQSHGEIPLLPMWFPFEGKLVVFFYQFSCWHFLALQNGSSDMYAPCFFVLLNSHLRILTRRMSKVGNGSKKNDKCYLDLVACIESHLIILRIHNILKDIISKTFLIQIVIISISICVNILSIATLNLPHGEIIFLLSYSYFSRKFADAAYGTDWVYQNQNFRVAILLMIQKSQNPDPILAGGIIPILLPTFLSVIRLAYSVSALFINQFY; encoded by the exons ATGGAAAATCTAAACACTCTCGTGGCTCTGAGGCAATTGTACACATTTTGGAAGATATTGTGTGTACTACCGTGGTCTAATTTTAAAAACTTGTCGAATATGTGGTTAGGCATTATATTTTTCATGAACATTACATACATAATAGGGTTGATGTTCGAttttatattatgtgaaagCTGGGAACACGTATTGCAAAATAGCCCATTCTATTTTGGAGTTCCAGTGGATACTGCGAaattctttcttatttttttcatgCGACAGAAACTGTGGGAACTGAAAGATCTTTTCAATCTGTTAGATGAAAGCATTACTTCAGAAGATGATAGAACCTTCATGAGAATTACAATTAAAAAGGCGCAGCGACTATTCATTGCTTATAACCTTATTACATGGACTAGTGCCTATACACGGATAGTAACTTCCATACAAAGCCATGGAGAAATTCCTTTGTTACCAATGTGGTTCCCATTTGAAGGAAAGTTAGTGGTATTTTTCTATCAATTTTCATGTTGGCACTTTCTGGCGTTACAAAATGGTTCTAGTGACATGTATGCACCATGCTTTTTTGTATTACTGAATTCGCATTTGAGGATCCTAACTCGTCGAATGTCTAAAGTTGGAAATGGCTCCAAGAAAAATGATAAATGTTACTTGGATCTTGTAGCATGCATTGAAAGTCACCTAATAATTTTGAG GATTCATAATATTCTCAAAGACATAATATCGAAAACATTTCTTATTCAAATTGTGATAATAAGCATTTCAATCTGTGTTAACATTCTATCCATCGCAACCTTAAACCTACCACATGGAGAAATCATATTTCTGCTTTCATATTCAT ATTTTAGTCGAAAATTTGCAGATGCGGCCTACGGAACTGATTGGGtttatcaaaatcaaaattttcgcgTTGCTATCCTTTTGATGATTCAAAAATCTCAAAACCCGGATCCAATCCTCGCTGGTGGTATTATTCCAATTTTACTGCCAACATTCTTGTCT GTAATACGCCTCGCTTATTCAGTTTCAGCGCTATTTATTAACCAGTTCTACTAA
- the LOC119656654 gene encoding odorant receptor 33b-like isoform X1, translated as MENLNTLVALRQLYTFWKILCVLPWSNFKNLSNMWLGIIFFMNITYIIGLMFDFILCESWEHVLQNSPFYFGVPVDTAKFFLIFFMRQKLWELKDLFNLLDESITSEDDRTFMRITIKKAQRLFIAYNLITWTSAYTRIVTSIQSHGEIPLLPMWFPFEGKLVVFFYQFSCWHFLALQNGSSDMYAPCFFVLLNSHLRILTRRMSKVGNGSKKNDKCYLDLVACIESHLIILRIHNILKDIISKTFLIQIVIISISICVNILSIATLNLPHGEIIFLLSYSCMIILEILPICYYGDKFLDFSRKFADAAYGTDWVYQNQNFRVAILLMIQKSQNPDPILAGGIIPILLPTFLSVIRLAYSVSALFINQFY; from the exons ATGGAAAATCTAAACACTCTCGTGGCTCTGAGGCAATTGTACACATTTTGGAAGATATTGTGTGTACTACCGTGGTCTAATTTTAAAAACTTGTCGAATATGTGGTTAGGCATTATATTTTTCATGAACATTACATACATAATAGGGTTGATGTTCGAttttatattatgtgaaagCTGGGAACACGTATTGCAAAATAGCCCATTCTATTTTGGAGTTCCAGTGGATACTGCGAaattctttcttatttttttcatgCGACAGAAACTGTGGGAACTGAAAGATCTTTTCAATCTGTTAGATGAAAGCATTACTTCAGAAGATGATAGAACCTTCATGAGAATTACAATTAAAAAGGCGCAGCGACTATTCATTGCTTATAACCTTATTACATGGACTAGTGCCTATACACGGATAGTAACTTCCATACAAAGCCATGGAGAAATTCCTTTGTTACCAATGTGGTTCCCATTTGAAGGAAAGTTAGTGGTATTTTTCTATCAATTTTCATGTTGGCACTTTCTGGCGTTACAAAATGGTTCTAGTGACATGTATGCACCATGCTTTTTTGTATTACTGAATTCGCATTTGAGGATCCTAACTCGTCGAATGTCTAAAGTTGGAAATGGCTCCAAGAAAAATGATAAATGTTACTTGGATCTTGTAGCATGCATTGAAAGTCACCTAATAATTTTGAG GATTCATAATATTCTCAAAGACATAATATCGAAAACATTTCTTATTCAAATTGTGATAATAAGCATTTCAATCTGTGTTAACATTCTATCCATCGCAACCTTAAACCTACCACATGGAGAAATCATATTTCTGCTTTCATATTCATGTATGATCATTCTGGAAATATTACCAATTTGCTACTATGGGGATAAATTCTTAGATTTTAGTCGAAAATTTGCAGATGCGGCCTACGGAACTGATTGGGtttatcaaaatcaaaattttcgcgTTGCTATCCTTTTGATGATTCAAAAATCTCAAAACCCGGATCCAATCCTCGCTGGTGGTATTATTCCAATTTTACTGCCAACATTCTTGTCT GTAATACGCCTCGCTTATTCAGTTTCAGCGCTATTTATTAACCAGTTCTACTAA
- the LOC119656663 gene encoding odorant receptor 33b-like yields the protein MEKLNTLVALRHLYRFWKILCVLPWSNFKNMSKIWLGFIFFINITMVMGLIFDFILYVNWEHVLHNSPFYFGAPVDTAKYFLIFFMRQKLWKLKDLFRQLDESITSEEDKLFLMMTIKKVQRIFVAYNVIMWISVYSRIVTFLQTHGEIPMLPMWFPFEGKLVVFFYQFSCWHFLGFQNGSSDIYAPCFFILLNSHLKILTRRLSKVGNDSKESDNSYLDLVACIESHLIILRIHNILKVIISRTVLIQIVIISISICVNILSIALLALSHAEIIFLLTYSCMIILEILPICYYGDQFLDFSRKFAETAYGTDWIFQRRNFRVAIMLIIQKSQNPDPILAGGIIPILLPTFLSVLRLAYSLSAIFFNRLY from the exons ATGGAAAAACTAAACACTCTTGTGGCTCTGCGGCACTTGTACAGATTTTGGAAGATATTGTGTGTACTACCATGGTCCAATTTTAAAAACATGTCGAAAATTTGGTtaggttttatatttttcataaacATAACAATGGTAATGGGCCTTATATTtgattttatattatatgtaaACTGGGAACACGTGTTACATAATAGCCCATTCTATTTCGGAGCCCCAGTGGATACTGCGAAAtactttctaatttttttcatgCGACAAAAACTGTGGAAACTAAAAGATTTATTCCGTCAATTAGATGAAAGCATTACTTCAGAGGAAGATAAACTGTTTCTGATGATGACAATAAAAAAAGTGCAACGAATATTCGTTGCTTATAACGTTATTATGTGGATAAGTGTCTACAGCCGGATAGTAACTTTCTTGCAAACTCATGGAGAAATTCCCATGTTACCAATGTGGTTCCCATTTGAAGGGAAGTTAGTGGTATTTTTCTACCAATTTTCTTGTTGGCATTTTCTGGGATTTCAAAATGGTTCCAGTGACATATATGCACCATGCTTTTTCATCTTATTGAACTCACATTTGAAGATCCTAACTCGCAGATTGTCCAAAGTTGGAAATGACTCGAAAGAAAGTGATAACAGTTATTTGGATCTTGTAGCTTGCATTGAAAGTCATCTTATAATTCTAAG AATTCATAATATTCTCAAAGTTATAATCTCGAGAACAGTTCTGATTCAAATTGTTATAATAAGCATTTCAATATGTGTTAATATTCTGTCGATCGCGTTATTGGCCCTATCACACGCAGAAATAATCTTTTTGCTTACATATTCATGTATGATCATTCTGGAGATATTACCAATTTGCTACTATGGAGACCAATTCTTAGATTTTAGCCGAAAGTTTGCAGAAACGGCCTACGGTACTGATTGGATCTTTCAACGACGAAATTTTCGCGTTGCCATCATGTTGATAATTCAAAAATCTCAGAACCCGGATCCGATTCTTGCTGGCGGTATTATTCCAATTTTGTTGCCCACATTCCTATCT GTGTTACGCCTCGCCTATTCACTTTCGGCGATATTTTTTAATAGGCTCTACTAA
- the LOC119656640 gene encoding odorant receptor 42b-like isoform X2 produces the protein MKILTRRLSKISGKKKSHQFNLDLKACIENHVIILRIYNTLKAVISKTFFIQIVISSVSICVDILSIATMSLTNGETVFLITYSCILFTEILPICYYADQFLSLSEAFADTAYATGWVDQDRNFRIAILFMIQKSQNPEFILAGGIVQICLPTFLFVVRLAYSTSAILVNVLYQDI, from the exons ATGAAAATATTAACCCGTCGTCTATCCAAAATTTCGGGAAAGAAGAAAAGCCATCAGTTTAACTTGGATCTTAAAGCTTGTATTGAAAATCATGTTATAATTCTCAG AATTTACAACACTCTTAAGGCGGTTATATCAAAAACATTCTTCATACAAATTGTGATAAGTAGCGTCTCAATATGTGTTGATATTCTGTCGATAGCAACTATGAGCTTAACGAATGGGGAGACAGTGTTTTTGATTACATATTCATGTATACTTTTTACTGAGATACTACCGATATGTTACTATGCAGATCAGTTTTTAAGTTTGAGCGAAGCGTTTGCAGACACGGCCTATGCAACTGGTTGGGTTGACCAAGATCGGAACTTTCGCATTGCTATACTCTTCATGATACAAAAATCACAGAACCCGGAATTCATTCTTGCCGGAGGCATAGTTCAAATATGTCTACCGACATTCTTATTT GTTGTACGGCTTGCTTACTCGACTTCAGCTATTCTTGTCAACGTATTGTATCAAGATATATAA
- the LOC119656640 gene encoding odorant receptor 2a-like isoform X1, producing the protein MQKLDTLAGLKQVYVVWKILCVMPWCNYKKCSKIWLSLIFFFNITYTLGLLVDVILCESLEQGLYNSPFYFGCPVDSAKYFIIYFMRHELWKLKDLFSLLDEHITLEEDKALMRSAIKKVQWIITAYQILIWLLVYSRIIAFLQTRGEIFIIPVEFPFGGIINVSVFKLIVVHFLGFQNVTSDIYAPCFFILLNGHMKILTRRLSKISGKKKSHQFNLDLKACIENHVIILRIYNTLKAVISKTFFIQIVISSVSICVDILSIATMSLTNGETVFLITYSCILFTEILPICYYADQFLSLSEAFADTAYATGWVDQDRNFRIAILFMIQKSQNPEFILAGGIVQICLPTFLFVVRLAYSTSAILVNVLYQDI; encoded by the exons ATGCAGAAATTGGACACACTTGCAGGACTGAAACAAGTGTACGTAGTTTGGAAGATCTTGTGTGTGATGCCGTGGTGCAATTACAAAAAGTGCTCCAAAATTTGGCTAAGCCTAATATTTTTCTTCAATATAACCTATACATTGGGGCTGCTAGTGGAtgtcatcttatgtgagagtTTGGAGCAAGGATTGTATAACAGCCCATTCTACTTTGGATGCCCGGTGGACTCTGCGAAATACTTCATTATCTATTTCATGCGTCATGAGCTGTGGAAACTAAAGGATTTGTTCAGTCTGCTAGACGAGCATATCACTTTGGAGGAGGATAAAGCGTTAATGAGAAGTGCAATAAAGAAGGTGCAATGGATAATCACGGCTTATCAAATTCTCATATGGCTTCTTGTGTACAGCAGGATAATTGCTTTTTTGCAAACTCGTGGGGAAATTTTCATAATTCCAGTGGAGTTTCCATTCGGAGGGATCATAAATGTATCTGTCTTTAAACTAATTGTCGTACATTTTTTGGGATTTCAGAATGTTACTAGCGACATATATGCTCCTTGCTTTTTCATTTTGTTGAATGGGCATATGAAAATATTAACCCGTCGTCTATCCAAAATTTCGGGAAAGAAGAAAAGCCATCAGTTTAACTTGGATCTTAAAGCTTGTATTGAAAATCATGTTATAATTCTCAG AATTTACAACACTCTTAAGGCGGTTATATCAAAAACATTCTTCATACAAATTGTGATAAGTAGCGTCTCAATATGTGTTGATATTCTGTCGATAGCAACTATGAGCTTAACGAATGGGGAGACAGTGTTTTTGATTACATATTCATGTATACTTTTTACTGAGATACTACCGATATGTTACTATGCAGATCAGTTTTTAAGTTTGAGCGAAGCGTTTGCAGACACGGCCTATGCAACTGGTTGGGTTGACCAAGATCGGAACTTTCGCATTGCTATACTCTTCATGATACAAAAATCACAGAACCCGGAATTCATTCTTGCCGGAGGCATAGTTCAAATATGTCTACCGACATTCTTATTT GTTGTACGGCTTGCTTACTCGACTTCAGCTATTCTTGTCAACGTATTGTATCAAGATATATAA